Below is a genomic region from Delftia tsuruhatensis.
CTGGTTCGAGGAGCCCTACGAGACCTTCGACGAGCTTTCCGCGCTGTATGACGCCCACGTGCACGACCAGACCGAGCGCCGCTTCATCGTCGAGCACCAGAACGATCGCGCCGGCCTGGTCGAGCTGGTGGAGATCGACCTCATCCACCGGCGTGCCGAGTTCCAGATCATCATCGCCCCCGAGCAGCAGGGTCGGGGCATCGCAGGCCAGGCGACGCGGCTGGCGCTCGACTATGGCTTCAAGACGCTGAACCTGCACAAGATCTTTCTGCATGTGGACCAGGAGAACGAGAAAGCCATCCACATCTACGCGCGCATAGGCTTCGTGCAGGAAGGCGTGCTGATCGACGAGTTCTTCGCCAACGGCCGGTACCGCAACGCCATCCGCATGTACCTGCTGCAAAACGACTACTTGCAGGCACAGGCCGGGGTCGGCACCTGACCCCTGACAGAGGAGCGCGGGCCCTGCCCGCCTCTTTGGCCGGCAAGTCTGCCCATCGTTGGCGGGCACACAAACAAAAAAGCCTTCTGAGTGATCAGAAGGCTTTTTGCATTCCATCTGGCAATGGAAGATTGGTAGGCGCGATTGGACTCGAACCAACGACCCCCACCATGTCAAGGTGGTGCTCTAACCAGCTGAGCTACGCGCCTGTGTTTGTTCGAGAATGCGATTCTAGCACGGGTTTTTCACAACTTCGGCAAAAAAAGATCGAACTCACCTGCGCCGGGCCGAACGCACGCCCGCCACGGCGGCCACGATACCCAGCACCTTGTTCAGGCGTCCCGAGTCGGCCACCTCCACGGTGAAGGTCATCCAGGCCGTGCCCTTGACCGACTGGGTCTGCACGCCGATGACATTGGTCTTCTCGCGCGCGAAGACCTCGGAGATATCGCGCAGCAGGCCCTGCCGGTCGGCCGCCTCCACTGCCACATCGACGGGATAGACGGCCGACGTCGCGGCCGCCGCCTTGGGCAGGCCCCAGGCCACGTCGATCACGCGCTCGGCATTGCGCGCGGCCATCTCGCGGAAGTTGGAGCAGTCGGCGCGGTGCACACTCACGCCCTTGCCCCGCGTGACGAAGCCCCGGATGTCGTCGGGCGGCGCCGGCTTGCAGCACTTGGCCAGTTGGGTCATCAGCGAATCCACGCCCACGACCAGCACCCCGCCCTTGGGCGAATCGGTACCACGCGCCTTGCGCACCAGGGTGAATTCCTCCGGCTCCTCCTCGACCTCCGCGGGCCTCAGCACAGTCTCGATGTTGCGCAGTGAATACTCGTCCTTTCCGACGACCTCGAACAGCGCATCGGCCGACTTGAACCCCAGCTGGGTGGCCAGCTCCTCCAGCTTGACGGCGGTCTTGCCTTCGCGCTGCAACAGCTTCTCGACCGCCTCCCGGCCGCGCGCCACGGTCTCGTGGGTGGCCTGGGCATTGAACCAGGCGCGCACCTTGGCCTTGGCGCGGTTGCTGGTCAGGTAGCCCAGGTCGGCATTGAGCCAGTCCCGCGAGGGGCGCCCTTCCTTGACCGTGGTGATTTCCACGGTCTGCCCGTTCTGCAACGGCGTGTTCAAAGGCACCATGGCCCCGTCCACGCGCGCACCACGGCAGCGGTGGCCCAGGCTGGTGTGCACCGAGTAGGCGAAATCCACGGGCGTCGCCCCCTGGGGCAGTTCGATGACGGCGGCGTCGGGTGTCAGCACGTAGATGCGGTCCTCGAACAGGCCGCGATGGTGCGTTCCCGCCAGGTCGCTGCCCCAGGCCAGCAACTGGCGCAGCACGGCGATCTTGGCATCGTACTCGCTGCTGGCCGTGACGCCCGCATAGCCCTTGGTGCCCGCCTCCTTGTAGGCCCAGTGGGCCGCCACACCATGCTCGGCATGGTCGTGCATGGCCTGTGTACGGATCTGGATCTCGATGGCACGCCCCGTCTCGTCACGCACCACGGTGTGCAGCGATTGGTAGCCGTTGGGCTTGGGGCGGGCGATGTAGTCGTCGAACTCGGCCTCGATGGGCGTGAACTGCTCGTGCACCCAGGACAGGGCCGCGTAGCAGTCCTTCACGGTGGGCACGACGACGCGCATGGCGCGGATGTCGAAGACCTGGTCGAAGTTCAGCGACTTGCCGCGCATCTTCTTGACGATGCTGTAGATGTGCTTGGGCCGCCCCTGCACCGTGGCGCTGATGCTGTGAGCGCGCAGGTCGGCCTCCAGGCGCGCGCGCATCTGCTCCATGTAGGCCTCGCGCTCCACGCGCTTCTCGTCGAGCAGGCGCGCCACTTCGCGGTAGGTCTCGGGCTCCAGGAAGCGCAGGGACAGATCCTCCAGCTCCCACTTGATCTGCCAGATGCCAAGCCGGTTGGCCAGCGGTGCGAACACGGTCAGTGCCTCGCGCGCGATACCGGGCGAGACCGGCCGCTTGCTGGCGGCGTAGTAGCGCAGGGTCTGCAGGCGAGAGGCCAGACGCAGCAGCACCACGCGCAGGTCCCGCGAGAAACCCAGCAGCATCTTGCGCACGTTCTCGGTCTGGGTGGCCTCATCGTCCGTGTACTGGCCGCTCAATTCGGCACCGCGCGCCTGCTGCTGCACGCGCATGAGCTTGTTGGTTTCCACGGCCAGCGTGGCGAAGTTCTCGCCAAACGCCTTGGAGATCACCTCCTGCGGCCGGTTCAGGTGCACGCTGGCATGCACCAGATAGATGGCGGCCTGCATCGTTTCGGAGCCACCGATGGTCTTGAGGATGGCAGCCACGGCATCGGCATGTGCCAGGGTGTTCTCGCCGGTCTCCATGGTTTCGGTGGCGATCAGCGGCTCGGCGAAGCTGCGCGCGCGCGCCAGCGCGTTGACCTGTTCAGGCAGGGTCTGCGAAGTGGCCGTGATCAGGTGCGGCAGCACCGGCGGCACAGAGCCCTGCGCGGCGGCGGCCGATGGCTGCGTCTGCACCGCAGCCTCGCTGCTGACAGTCTTCATTCGACACACTCCCCGGCCTGCTCGGCAAGATTCATGGTGCTTGGCAAGCGCTCTTCTCCCCATAAGAACCGGCGCAGCAGCTCCACCTGCCCCGCCGCGACAAAAGTGGGCGCATGCCCCACTCCTTCGAATTCCACGCAATGCGCCTGCGGTCCGCGCTGCGCCATGGCCTGTGCCGTGGACACCGTCAGCAGATCCGAGTGCCGGCCTCGGACAAGCAAGACGCGTGCCTTGATCTGGTCATACAGCTGCCACAGCAACGCCTCGCCGGCCTGCGCCATCTCCCGCGTCATCTGGCGCAAGGGCGCGGCGATCCCCGGGTCATAGTGCAGTTCCATGCCACCCCGGGGCGCCGCGCGCAGCATAGGCTGCGTCAATCGCAGCCATTGCTCACGGCTATGTGGGCCGAATCCTTCCGAAATCAAGAGCAGCGCATCGGCTGCCTGTTCCAGATCGGCGAAATGCAGTTGCCGGCCCAGGTACTGCCCGATGCGCTCCAGCGCCGACCACTCGATGGCGGGCCCCACGTCGTTGAGCACCAGGCGCCGGATCGGCACGGGCAGCGGCAGCCCCGGCTGGCCGGCAAGCGCCATGCCGATCAGCCCTCCCATGCTGGTGCCCACCCAGTCCAGTTGCGCGATGGGTGCCTGCGCATGGACCCGGGCCAGCAGGGCCAGCATGTCGGCGGCGTACAGTGGCACCTGGTATCCCATGGGATCGAGCAGCCAGTCGCTTTCCCCACGACCGACCACGTCCGGGCAGATCACACGGGCGCGCTCGCTGAGACGCCCGGCCAGCGTGTCGAAATCGCGCCCCTGGCGCGACAGTCCATGCACGCAGACCACCACATGGGGATGGTGGGGGTCGCCGGTGCGATTCCACTCCCAGTAGGCCATGCGGCGGGAGGTGTCATCCGGCGCCGGGCTGGCGGCTGGGCTCCATGGCGAGGAACGCCCGGCGGCCGCCGGGCAGGATACGTAGTTCAGCGTAGGATGATTCATGGGAACGCATTCGCGGAGCCGGCGCCGATAATGGCTGAGTTGCATCGTACATTCATTCGGAGACTCTCTATGTTGAAAGGCAAGACCGCCCTCGTGACCGGCTCGACCAGCGGCATCGGCCTCGGGATCGCCAAGGCCCTGGCCCGCCAGGGCGCCAATATCGTGCTCAATGGCTTCGGCGATGTGGACGGCCCGCGCGCCGAAGTGCTGGCCGCAGGCCAGGCCGCCGGCGCCCAGGTCGCCTACCATGGCGCCGACATGAGCCGCGTCGCGGACATCGAGGACATGGTCCAGTACAGCGTGCGCAATTTCGGCCAGATCGACATCCTCGTGAACAACGCCGGCATCCAGCATGTGGCGCGCGTGGAGGACTTCCCGCCCGAGCGCTGGGACGCCATCATCGCCATCAACCTGTCCAGCGCCTTCCATACCTCGCGCCTGGTCCTGCCCATGATGCAGGCCGCCGACGGCGGCAAGGGCTGGGGCCGCATCATCAACGTGGCCTCGGTGCACGGCCTGGTGGGCTCGGCACAGAAGTCCGCCTATGTGGCGGCCAAGCACGGCATCGTCGGCCTGACCAAGGTCACGGCACTGGAGAACGCCACCTCGGGCGTGACCTGCAACGCCATCTGCCCCGGCTGGGTGCTGACGCCGCTGGTGCAAAAGCAGGTCGATGCCAAGGCCGAGCAGCACGGCATCAGCAACGAGGAGGCCAAGAAGCTGCTGCTGGGCGAGAAGGAGCCCTCGATGCAGTTCACCACGCCAGAAGAGCTGGGCGAACTGGCGGTGTTCTTCTGCTCGCCAGCTGGCGCCAACGTGCGTGGCGTGGCCTGGAACATGGATGGCGGCTGGGCGGCCCAGTAAACCCCTCCGGCCCGAGACACCCGAGCAGGCAGGGCCACGGCGGCAAGACCGGCAGGCAAGCAAAAAAGGAGCGCCAGGCGCTCCTTTTTTGCTGGGCGGATGCCCCTCTCGTGTCAGTACGTCAGTACATCTGCACCGAGCCCGAGACATTCACCATGACCTGGGCCTTGCCAGCCTCCACCGACACGGCATCCATTTCTGCACCGGCGGCCTTGGCGGACATGGCCATCATGCGCGGACGCGGCATGGGCACCGAGGTGTCGCTGCTGCTCACATTGACTTCGCGCAGGCTGTAGTTCGCGAAGCCGAAGCTCTTGGCCAGCGTGGAGGCACGCTGCTTGAACTGCTCGATGGCCTTGGCCTGGGCCTCGCCCTCGACCTTTTCGCGCGCCTCGCGCGACAGGCCGAAGCCCACGTGGGACAAGGTCATGTCCTGCACCTGCGCGGCCGTCTGGGTGATGCGCGCGAAATCACGGCCTTGCAACAGGATTTCCGCCCGGCCCTGCCAGCCCTCGACCTTGTTGTCCTTGCCATAGCGCGGATAGATGCCGAAGCTACCGGTGCTCAC
It encodes:
- a CDS encoding RelA/SpoT family protein; translation: MKTVSSEAAVQTQPSAAAAQGSVPPVLPHLITATSQTLPEQVNALARARSFAEPLIATETMETGENTLAHADAVAAILKTIGGSETMQAAIYLVHASVHLNRPQEVISKAFGENFATLAVETNKLMRVQQQARGAELSGQYTDDEATQTENVRKMLLGFSRDLRVVLLRLASRLQTLRYYAASKRPVSPGIAREALTVFAPLANRLGIWQIKWELEDLSLRFLEPETYREVARLLDEKRVEREAYMEQMRARLEADLRAHSISATVQGRPKHIYSIVKKMRGKSLNFDQVFDIRAMRVVVPTVKDCYAALSWVHEQFTPIEAEFDDYIARPKPNGYQSLHTVVRDETGRAIEIQIRTQAMHDHAEHGVAAHWAYKEAGTKGYAGVTASSEYDAKIAVLRQLLAWGSDLAGTHHRGLFEDRIYVLTPDAAVIELPQGATPVDFAYSVHTSLGHRCRGARVDGAMVPLNTPLQNGQTVEITTVKEGRPSRDWLNADLGYLTSNRAKAKVRAWFNAQATHETVARGREAVEKLLQREGKTAVKLEELATQLGFKSADALFEVVGKDEYSLRNIETVLRPAEVEEEPEEFTLVRKARGTDSPKGGVLVVGVDSLMTQLAKCCKPAPPDDIRGFVTRGKGVSVHRADCSNFREMAARNAERVIDVAWGLPKAAAATSAVYPVDVAVEAADRQGLLRDISEVFAREKTNVIGVQTQSVKGTAWMTFTVEVADSGRLNKVLGIVAAVAGVRSARRR
- a CDS encoding alpha/beta fold hydrolase; amino-acid sequence: MAYWEWNRTGDPHHPHVVVCVHGLSRQGRDFDTLAGRLSERARVICPDVVGRGESDWLLDPMGYQVPLYAADMLALLARVHAQAPIAQLDWVGTSMGGLIGMALAGQPGLPLPVPIRRLVLNDVGPAIEWSALERIGQYLGRQLHFADLEQAADALLLISEGFGPHSREQWLRLTQPMLRAAPRGGMELHYDPGIAAPLRQMTREMAQAGEALLWQLYDQIKARVLLVRGRHSDLLTVSTAQAMAQRGPQAHCVEFEGVGHAPTFVAAGQVELLRRFLWGEERLPSTMNLAEQAGECVE
- the speG gene encoding spermidine N1-acetyltransferase; its protein translation is MNHSIRLRPLEREDLRSVHLLNNNAAIMRYWFEEPYETFDELSALYDAHVHDQTERRFIVEHQNDRAGLVELVEIDLIHRRAEFQIIIAPEQQGRGIAGQATRLALDYGFKTLNLHKIFLHVDQENEKAIHIYARIGFVQEGVLIDEFFANGRYRNAIRMYLLQNDYLQAQAGVGT
- a CDS encoding 3-hydroxybutyrate dehydrogenase → MLKGKTALVTGSTSGIGLGIAKALARQGANIVLNGFGDVDGPRAEVLAAGQAAGAQVAYHGADMSRVADIEDMVQYSVRNFGQIDILVNNAGIQHVARVEDFPPERWDAIIAINLSSAFHTSRLVLPMMQAADGGKGWGRIINVASVHGLVGSAQKSAYVAAKHGIVGLTKVTALENATSGVTCNAICPGWVLTPLVQKQVDAKAEQHGISNEEAKKLLLGEKEPSMQFTTPEELGELAVFFCSPAGANVRGVAWNMDGGWAAQ
- a CDS encoding SIMPL domain-containing protein (The SIMPL domain is named for its presence in mouse protein SIMPL (signalling molecule that associates with mouse pelle-like kinase). Bacterial member BP26, from Brucella, was shown to assemble into a channel-like structure, while YggE from E. coli has been associated with resistance to oxidative stress.), translating into MSKLSKQLSRRWAKSMVAATALACAGGAWAQTAATAPAQPSNVVQLSAEGSVDVVQDLLTATLSATREGRDAAVVQSQLQKVVEAALAVTKRGAQPGQMDVSTGSFGIYPRYGKDNKVEGWQGRAEILLQGRDFARITQTAAQVQDMTLSHVGFGLSREAREKVEGEAQAKAIEQFKQRASTLAKSFGFANYSLREVNVSSSDTSVPMPRPRMMAMSAKAAGAEMDAVSVEAGKAQVMVNVSGSVQMY